The Aeoliella mucimassa genome includes the window AGAGGGGTTTCAGGCCATTCCGCACTTGTAATTTTCGTGCTTCAGCGCTCTAATCAGCACGTTCGTTAACGGAGGACGATCCTACTCGACCCTTCCAGGCACCTGTTTTCAAGTCATTTTTCGGAGGAACCAGACCCATGGCGAAAGCCGCTCCCAAGCCACCCACCAAGACGGAAGTCTACGCCAGCATTGCCGAGAAGACCGGTCTGACCAAGCGTCAAGTTGCAACGGTGTTCGATGCTCTCAACGAGGAGATTGAAAAGGCTCTCACCGGCCGTGGCGCTCCGAAGACTTTCACGCTGCACGGTTTGTGCAAGATCGTGTTGCAACACAAGAAGGCCACTCCCGAGCGCGAAGGTATTAATCCCTTCACCGGCGAGCCCACCGTATTCAAGGCAAAGCCTGCGAAGAACGTGGTGAAGATTCGTCCGCTGAAGAAGCTCAAGGACATGGTTGGCTAACAATCGCCAGCACAGCCCGTTGCCAGGCGATGGGCGAATGACTCAACACTAAGGGGCCGGTTTGCCATGTTGCTAACCGGCCCTTTGTG containing:
- a CDS encoding HU family DNA-binding protein, with translation MAKAAPKPPTKTEVYASIAEKTGLTKRQVATVFDALNEEIEKALTGRGAPKTFTLHGLCKIVLQHKKATPEREGINPFTGEPTVFKAKPAKNVVKIRPLKKLKDMVG